The Spirochaetota bacterium DNA segment AACTCTTCGTAAAAATGATAAAGAGATATTTTTATAATTACCAGATTCGATTCTTGCTATTGCCGGCTGGGAAGTTCCAACTTTATCCGCTAATTGCTTTTGCGTCAACTTATAGCTTTTTCGTAAATTAATAATTTCTTTTGCCAGGCTAAATTCTTCTTCAAGAGAAG contains these protein-coding regions:
- a CDS encoding helix-turn-helix transcriptional regulator, with the translated sequence MKKIKSYNYNDLLKNELKNKEFKKEYTSLEEEFSLAKEIINLRKSYKLTQKQLADKVGTSQPAIARIESGNYKNISLSFLRRVAKALDAVPVIHLKRKTGL